A genomic region of Dunckerocampus dactyliophorus isolate RoL2022-P2 chromosome 10, RoL_Ddac_1.1, whole genome shotgun sequence contains the following coding sequences:
- the LOC129188864 gene encoding ras-related protein Rab-3A, giving the protein MASATATYGQKESSDQNFDYMFKILIIGNSSVGKTSFLFRYADDSFTPAFVSTVGIDFKVKTIYRNDKRIKLQIWDTAGQERYRTITTAYYRGAMGFILMYDITNEDSFNAVQDWSTQIKTYSWDNAQVLLVGNKCDMEDERTVSGERGRQLSEHLGFEFFEASAKDNINVKQTFERLVDIICEKMSESLDAGDPAVTGAKQGPQLTEQPAPPHQDCAC; this is encoded by the exons ATGGCCTCGGCAACAGCAACCTACGGACAGAAGGAGTCCTCAGACCAGAACTTCGACTACATGTTTAAGATCCTCATCATTGGCAACAGCAGTGTGGGCAAAACCTCCTTCTTGTTCCGTTACGCCGATGACTCCTTCACACCCGCCTTCGTCAGTACGGTGGGCATCGACTTCAAGGTGAAGACCATTTACAGGAACGATAAAAGGATCAAGCTGCAGATCTGG GACACGGCGGGTCAGGAGCGTTATCGCACAATCACTACAGCGTACTACCGAGGAGCCATGGGCTTCATCCTCATGTACGACATCACCAACGAGGATTCCTTCAATGCCGTCCAGGACTG GTCCACACAGATTAAGACGTACTCGTGGGACAATGCCCAGGTGCTGCTAGTCGGGAATAAGTGTGATATGGAGGACGAGCGCACGGTGAGTGGAGAGAGAGGACGGCAGCTTTCTGAACATTTGG GTTTCGAGTTCTTTGAGGCCAGCGCCAAGGACAACATCAACGTGAAGCAGACCTTTGAGCGTCTGGTCGACATTATATGTGAAAAGATGTCCGAGAGCCTGGACGCTGGCGATCCAGCCGTCACGGGGGCCAAGCAGGGGCCTCAGCTGACAGAGCAGCCTGCTCCACCTCACCAGGACTGTGCATGTTAA
- the LOC129189124 gene encoding transcription factor JunD-like: protein MKDINLSLTDTSMKPHLRDTDGLLGSPDLGLLKLSSPELERLIIQSNGMVTTTPTSSHFLYPKTATDEQEFAEGFVKALEDLHKQNQSTSSSLDLGVNIATQLDRPVYTNLNSYDSGPLGTTVNYSTDTVPFPPPPPPPPSHHFGTPPSVEPELHRVQPSKEEPQTVPDVQSFGESPPLSPIDMDSQERIKADRKRLRNRIAASKCRRRKLERISRLEDKVKTLKNQNTDLASTASVLREQVALLKEKVLTHVNSGCQLLPHEVPVH from the coding sequence ATGAAGGATATTAACTTGAGTCTGACCGACACGAGCATGAAACCGCACCTTCGAGACACCGACGGACTCCTGGGCTCCCCGGACCTGGGTCTGCTTAAACTGTCCTCACCGGAGCTGGAGAGGCTGATCATTCAGTCGAACGGGATGGTCACCACCACGCCGACTAGCTCCCACTTCTTGTACCCCAAAACCGCCACGGACGAGCAGGAGTTCGCTGAGGGCTTCGTGAAGGCGTTGGAGGACCTCCACAAGCAGAACCAGTCAACAAGCAGCAGCCTGGATCTGGGCGTCAACATCGCGACGCAGCTGGACCGACCCGTGTATACAAACCTGAACAGTTACGACAGTGGGCCTTTGGGAACCACCGTCAACTACTCAACGGACACGGTCCCCTTCcctccgccgccgccgccgccgccgtctCATCATTTCGGTACTCCACCGTCGGTAGAGCCGGAGCTTCACCGCGTCCAGCCGTCCAAGGAGGAGCCTCAGACGGTCCCAGACGTGCAGAGCTTCGGGGAGAGTCCACCGCTGTCTCCCATCGACATGGACTCACAGGAGCGTATCAAGGCTGACCGGAAGAGGCTCAGGAACCGCATCGCGGCTTCCAAGTGTCGGAGACGCAAGCTGGAGCGGATCTCCAGGTTGGAGGATAAGGTGAAGACGCTGAAGAACCAGAACACCGACTTGGCCTCTACGGCTAGCGTCCTCAGGGAGCAAGTGGCGCTGCTGAAGGAGAAAGTCCTGACCCACGTCAACAGTGGCTGTCAGCTGCTGCCACATGAGGTTCCGGTGCACTAG